One Mya arenaria isolate MELC-2E11 chromosome 5, ASM2691426v1 genomic window carries:
- the LOC128234294 gene encoding uncharacterized protein LOC128234294, whose translation MNAVSEELSRQVYQCMDKIGYSPDMVKYRRQKYRQRDELKNRQRSGVTSYKVGSKGEGFTSYNESDHDRMYIDNNLVGVTSRDDSIGTTSKSDYVFDMMSDQCHPGHYKLKLFQKGTPAVKYVEDSLVVCNGEYYMSSEIFVQNLQSIPRYSGNYQGWERRQRTGPAIPAARGLYCRDDVQAIRCPSQRNLLATWAKRPREHGWPPANLIRDVISTEAQLVPVGCKGSASRKMEWRLCFNTGELKLTDDFNEVQYKLYILLKMINKELLIPISPDLSSYMFKNIVLWLVERNPPTIFKADRFLGLMETALQMFYDAVCHDKLVYYMIKGRNLLFGRLTHKDALKKKLEELQLDGPKVVFQCKKLRKALKTDPESLKASCARRDELERLQLDMGIIWADVWKPDMKDWDMNARVREMENYRQVTYRQYHIAIPEWERLATSGSGGTILLPEIPELKQEDQARLYTSYRKQAREIYDIVVPFWKIDRGIEVDVEIKERVIELLAALHLTIELMLS comes from the exons ATGAACg CTGTCAGCGAAGAACTTTCGCGCCAGGTGTATCAATGCATGGACAAGATAGGTTACAGTCCTGATATGGTGAAATACAGGCGTCAAAAGTACAGACAAAGAGATGAACTTAAAAACAGACAAAGGTCAGGGGTCACTAGCTACAAGGTCGGGAGCAAGGGTGAGGGCTTCACGTCGTACAACGAAAGTGACCATGATAGAATGTACATAGACAATAACCTCGTCGGTGTTACCTCAAGGGACGATAGTATAGGCACAACGTCAAAAAGTGACTACGTATTTGATATGATGTCTGATCAGTGTCATCCGGGACATTACaagttaaaactgtttcaaaaagGAACACCAGCTGTGAAATATGTTGAAGACTCACTGGTCGTTTGCAACGGAGAATATTACATGTCGAGTGAAATATTTGTCCAAAATCTCCAAAGTATACCACGATACAGCGGAAATTACCAAGGTTGGGAGCGACGACAACGGACGGGCCCGGCAATACCTGCCGCCCGCGGGCTATACTGCAGGGATGACGTCCAAGCGATCCGGTGTCCCTCTCAGCGCAACTTGTTGGCCACCTGGGCGAAGCGGCCACGGGAACATGGGTGGCCGCCTGCGAATCTCATACGAGACGTCATAAGTACGGAGGCACAACTGGTTCCGGTAGGTTGTAAAGGAAGTGCGAGCAGGAAGATGGAATGGAGGTTGTGCTTCAACACCGGAGAGCTTAAACTTACGGATGATTTTAATGAGGTACAATACAAGCTGTACATACTGCTTAAGATGATCAATAAGGAACTGCTCATACCAATAAGTCCAGACCTTTCTTCATACATGTTCAAGAACATCGTGTTATGGCTGGTCGAAAGAAATCCACCGACCATATTTAAAGCGGACCGTTTTCTTGGATTAATGGAAACCGCATTACAGATGTTCTATGACGCCGTGTGCCACGACAAACTTGTTTATTACATGATTAAAGGGAGAAACCTGTTGTTTGGAAGGCTAACACACAAGGATGCCCTTAAAAAGAAATTAGAAGAACTTCAATTAGACGGCCCAAAGGTggtttttcaatgtaaaaaactCCGGAAGGCTTTGAAGACCGACCCAGAGTCCCTGAAGGCCAGCTGCGCTCGCAGAGACGAGCTTGAGCGTCTACAGCTGGACATGGGAATTATATGGGCGGACGTCTGGAAGCCTGATATGAAGGATTGGGATATGAACGCCCGAGTTCGGGAAATGGAAAACTACCGCCAAGTCACATATCGCCAATATCATATCGCCATTCCAGAGTGGGAGCGCCTTGCCACGTCGGGGTCGGGGGGAACTATATTGCTTCCAGAAATACCGGAGTTAAAACAAGAGGATCAAGCCCGTTTATACACCTCTTACAGAAAACAAGCCCGGGAAATATATGACATTGTGGTTCCTTTCTGGAAAATTGACCGAGGTATAGAAGTTGACGTTGAGATTAAGGAGAGAGTCATTGAGTTGCTAGCAGCTTTACATCTTACCATAGAACTCATGCTGTCATAG